In Nymphaea colorata isolate Beijing-Zhang1983 chromosome 10, ASM883128v2, whole genome shotgun sequence, the genomic stretch tcatttttcaatttaattgcaTAAATAACATAACTTAGTGGTGTGCTTTGCTTTGTGGAGGTCGTGGATGACTGAATCACCAGGTAGCTGATAGATTTAGCAAAATTGGATAATGAAAGACAGAATGCTTAGGCATTCAAATCGACTAAGTTTGAAGTTTTTAAGTgtctttaattttcaatttatttgtCAGTTTGTTACCTAGGTTCGTCAGTAATAATGTGACATGAGACTGTTCACAAACAGATTAAGGGAGAATCTATGAATCAAGAACAAATAGTCTCAATGCTCTTCAAAGAGTAAGAACACATCATACTGCCTGATAAAATAGATTGTAGAATAGAAGTCCTTAACTAGAATCACCTACCAGGCTTTGCTAGCCTTAATCTATAAGGGGTTTAGCTCCTTTATATACAAAAAAGTTTGAAGGAGCTAGCTACTGTCTAGCTCTAGCCATTGGGGCTACCTGATGTCTAGTACAAATCTAGCTGAACTAAAACTGAAAACAGGAAGctaagaagagaaaagaaagaaaatacaaaagaataaaaaaaaaggataccaaaatgtatatatgtatatgcttATGTAAAAATACAATAGGTTGTATATGTATTAAATATGTAATTATGTATACAATTACATGATCTAAGCATATGCATAAGGGAATATAAATTTTAACATCTTTCTCATTAGTTGAGCCTTCTTCTTGTTCGCTTATGAATTGACATGAAAAATTCCAAATGCAAATGGAAGTCACAGCTAGCTGGATTTTATTGTTGCAATGCTCCTTTTGGATAGTTTTTTGTTGtagtttgcttttttttaatgttttgagCTTGAAATTGGCGGTTATGGTGAATTCCATTATGGAGTCATGGTGTCACTCCTGATATATGATTTGGATGTTTTCGTTTTTAGCACAGCACCACCATAGCAGTTGAACAACTATTACAAGATAAGTGTTTTTTGGTGGTTTAAGTACGCTCTGCCAATTCTTAGACTAAAATGACATGTTAAGGTGATAGACCTTAATGATTTGGGACACTGATGCTAAAGTGCAAGATGCaatttgatttggattagaaATTCCTTTTATAACTGTGATTGTAATGGTTATTTTTGCACCTGTGATATTTAGAACAAAAATGGACCATATACGGGAGATGGATCAGTGGACTTCTATgggaggcctattctaaaacaCAATACAGGCAACTGGAGGGCTTGTCCCTTTATTCTTGGTACTGTGTTATGCAAGCTGCTTgtcatccttttcctttttgtattggTTTCTTATGTTTTACTTGATGGGCACATTCAGTTTATTATGTGAACAAGGTTGTGGTCTTAAGGTTTAATGTGAACTATGAAATGCAGGGAATGAATGTTGCGAGCGTTTGGCGTACTATGGCATTGCTACTAACCTTGTAACATACCTTACAAAAATACTACATCAGGGAAATGCTTATGCTGCAAGTAATGTTACCACCTGGCAAGGCACCTGCTATCTCACACCACTCATTGGAGCTGTTTTGGCTGATGCGTACTGGGGAAGATACTGGACTATTGCTGTTTTTTCCTCTATTTACTTCATTGTAAGTGCCAACCCTCAATCATTGCATATGTTTGATTGTCATCTTAGTTGTAAAATTATGCAGATTCTGATGATGTTCTTTGCCCTTCTGTCTGGTATTTCTTTCTCTAATCAAGAAGATGATTAACTCTATATCCTCGGATCTGTTATTGTAGGGGATGGGTACCTTGACTCTTTCAGCATCAGTTCCTGCATTCAAACCCCCATCTTGTGTTGGTGATAATTGTCCAGAAGCAAGTGCTGCACAATATGCTATATTCTTTTTTGGCCTCTATCTGATTGCTTTAGGAACAGGTGGAATCAAACCATGTGTATCATCCTTTGGAGCTGATCAGTTTGATGATTCTGACCCAGAAGAAAGGGTGAGAAAAGGTTCTTTCTTTAATTGGTTCTACTTTTCTATCAATCTTGGAGCTCTTGTTTCAAGCAGTTTGCTTGTGTGGATACAAGACAATGCTGGCTGGGGCTTAGGATTTGGTATTCCAACAGTATTCATGGGTCTTGCTATTGGGAGCTTCTTCTGTGGAACATCTCTCTATAGGTTTCAAAGACCAGGAGGAAGCCCTTTGACGAGAGTTTGCCAGGTCGTGGTTGCGTCTATCCATAAATGGAATGTTGACGTACCTCTTGATAGCTCCCGTCTGCATGAAGTAACAGATAAGAACTCTGCCATTGAAGGGAGTCGGAAATTGGAGCATACTGATGAattcaagtaattttttgtcCAAACCTAACTACATAAGCTTTCATTGAAAGTATTTGGTTGTTTAGACGATACGACTGTATGGGCTTGGGGATGAAGTGTAATTTTGGAAATTACCTTATGTTAGCAAATTTCAATGCCATCCATGTTAGTTTCCAAATATCCCATTCCATGAGTTGCCTGTCTTCCAGATTCATTTGTGCTTGttattttgagttttgaccGTATGTTTTTTCTTTAGGTTCCTTGACAAAGCTGCTACTGTGGTTGATATTGATATCAAGACCAATCAGTTTACAAATCCGTGGAGACTCTGCACAGTTACACAAGTTGAGGAGCTGAAAATTCTTGTCCGCATGTTCCCTATATGGGCTACTGGCATAGTATTTTCTGCAGTCTATGCACAGATGTCTACCATGTTCGTGGAGCAAGGGATGACCATGGATGCCTCTCTTGGTTCATTTACTATTCCTCCTGCATCACTTTCTGTGTTTGATGTACTGAGTGTGATCCTGTGGGTCCCCATTTATGACCGCATACTTGTGCCAATAGCTAGAAATTTGACAGGAAAGGAGAGAGGATTCTCTGAGTTGCAGAGAATAGGCATTGGCCTCTTCATATCAATTTTATGCATGACTGCAGCTGCGTTAGTTGAAATTAGGCGCTTGCAAATTGTTAAAGAGCTTGGTTTAGTTGATTCCTCAGTAACTGTTCCCATGAGCATCTTTTGGCAGATACCACAGTATTTCTTGATTGGTGCTGCGGAAGTATTTACATTCATTGGACAGCTTGAATTCTTCTATGATCAATCTCCAGATGCAATGCGGAGTCTGTGCAGTGCCTTCTCTTTGCTGACTACTGCACTTGGTAATTATCTGAGCACTTTTATAGTGACTATCGTTACTGCAGTGACCACGAGAGGTGGAAGTGCTGGTTGGATACCTGATAACTTGAATGAAGGTCATCTTGACTACTTCTTTTGGCTGCTGGCTGGGCTAAGCTTTTTGAATCTCTTGGTTTATGTGTCTTGTGCTGGTTGGTACAAGTGCAAGAAGACCTCGTGATTATGTTTGTCAAGTGCATGCTTCTGATCATTTCTTTACCATGCGCCCTGTATATATTCGTGGCAAACTTTTAGACATTAAATGACGTATTTATTTCCTATTCTGAAAATCAAATCACTGTGGGTACAAGATTGTACTCTTCTGTTAGCTTCACTTGGATGCTACAAAGTTCTGTCGAAGCAGTGTCCCCCTCGAGGATGAAGTTATGTACACAGGTAAAAGTAGGCTTTGCTGTTGGCTGTTGCTAGTTACATATAAAGTACAAAAGTTGgctctgatattttttttccgTTTGCCTGTTGTACTGGAAGTCTCGCATCTTGGTATCTTTTGGTATCCTGAtgtgtttattttatttctaaCATGTGGAACCATGCTGAAGGCGTGACACTTGGTCGCACTCCAGAGTCCAGACTAATAAAATCCCATTGCTGATACCCGTCCCCATTGCTCTGTTTATTTGTCTTGGCATAAAATGATAATCTGCTGTATATATGCTGGCTTGCCATTTAATGTATATTAACTTgtaattgtcattttattttgatGGTGGTGGCAATTTTGATTGGCTGTGCTTATCCAGTACTCTTTCTGTTATGATGGGTGGGCGGAAATAGTACTAGAGCGAGAGAGTAGCGAGAGAGTATGCGTACCCGCTTGTTTGTGAGACGTGAAATACTTGCGGGTCTTTGTTGGTCTGGTGAAGGACAAGAGGGGTCCGGAATGATAATGAATTGGAGAACTTGTGTTAGGAACTGAAAGCTTTCTGCAGCTTTCAGTGGACAATGAAAtctaaggtagtgtttgatgctCCAAAATTAAGATTATGGAATGTATTAAGATTATGGAAATAGCATTCCATAATCTTAATCTGGAATAGGTGGAATAGGAAAATGGCATTGTGTTCATTTTTATGGA encodes the following:
- the LOC116262545 gene encoding protein NRT1/ PTR FAMILY 8.3, with product MGSPEQERLLEDGDPEGGDSNNKNGPYTGDGSVDFYGRPILKHNTGNWRACPFILGNECCERLAYYGIATNLVTYLTKILHQGNAYAASNVTTWQGTCYLTPLIGAVLADAYWGRYWTIAVFSSIYFIGMGTLTLSASVPAFKPPSCVGDNCPEASAAQYAIFFFGLYLIALGTGGIKPCVSSFGADQFDDSDPEERVRKGSFFNWFYFSINLGALVSSSLLVWIQDNAGWGLGFGIPTVFMGLAIGSFFCGTSLYRFQRPGGSPLTRVCQVVVASIHKWNVDVPLDSSRLHEVTDKNSAIEGSRKLEHTDEFKFLDKAATVVDIDIKTNQFTNPWRLCTVTQVEELKILVRMFPIWATGIVFSAVYAQMSTMFVEQGMTMDASLGSFTIPPASLSVFDVLSVILWVPIYDRILVPIARNLTGKERGFSELQRIGIGLFISILCMTAAALVEIRRLQIVKELGLVDSSVTVPMSIFWQIPQYFLIGAAEVFTFIGQLEFFYDQSPDAMRSLCSAFSLLTTALGNYLSTFIVTIVTAVTTRGGSAGWIPDNLNEGHLDYFFWLLAGLSFLNLLVYVSCAGWYKCKKTS